A window of the Fuscovulum sp. genome harbors these coding sequences:
- a CDS encoding NADPH:quinone oxidoreductase family protein, protein MRAWQIDTLGSPASLRQLPDPVPAHGQARVAIHACGLNFADLLMADGKYQEKPTLPFIPGLELAGTVLDLGPGTQGPAPGTRVAVYGGQGGLAEQGCFAVESLLPLPPAMSFAEAAGFQIAYGTSHLALAHRARLQPGETLLVLGAAGGVGLTAVEVGKRMGARVIACARGHEKLAIATAAGADEVIDSDHPDLKSALKALGGVDVVYDPVGGPSFDAALRATRPDGRVLAIGFASGTVPQVAANLLLVKNITVIGFWWGGYLAFAPHLLRDSLATLLDWYGKGELHPHISHRLPMDRLAEGLDLLRSRVATGKVVIEMDQQQ, encoded by the coding sequence ATGCGCGCCTGGCAGATCGACACTCTCGGCAGCCCCGCATCCCTGCGCCAGCTGCCCGATCCCGTCCCAGCCCACGGTCAGGCGCGCGTGGCCATCCATGCCTGCGGCCTGAACTTCGCCGATCTTCTGATGGCAGATGGCAAATATCAGGAAAAACCGACACTGCCCTTTATCCCCGGCCTCGAACTGGCAGGCACTGTCCTTGACCTTGGCCCCGGCACCCAAGGCCCCGCACCCGGCACCCGCGTCGCGGTCTATGGCGGTCAGGGCGGACTGGCCGAACAGGGCTGCTTCGCCGTCGAAAGCCTGCTCCCCCTGCCCCCCGCCATGTCCTTTGCCGAAGCTGCGGGTTTCCAGATCGCCTATGGCACCTCACATCTGGCGCTTGCCCACAGGGCCCGCCTGCAACCCGGCGAAACCCTCCTTGTCCTCGGCGCAGCGGGCGGCGTGGGCCTCACGGCGGTCGAGGTGGGCAAACGCATGGGCGCCCGCGTCATCGCCTGCGCGCGCGGCCATGAAAAACTCGCCATTGCCACCGCCGCTGGCGCGGATGAGGTGATCGACAGCGACCACCCCGATCTGAAATCCGCGCTCAAGGCACTGGGCGGCGTCGATGTCGTCTATGATCCGGTCGGCGGCCCGTCGTTTGACGCCGCCCTGCGCGCCACCCGCCCCGATGGCCGCGTCCTCGCCATCGGCTTCGCCTCGGGCACCGTGCCGCAGGTCGCGGCCAATCTCCTGCTGGTCAAGAACATCACTGTCATCGGCTTCTGGTGGGGCGGCTATCTCGCCTTTGCCCCGCACCTGCTGCGCGACAGCCTCGCCACCCTGCTCGATTGGTATGGCAAAGGCGAACTGCACCCCCACATCTCGCACCGCCTGCCGATGGACCGCCTCGCCGAAGGGCTCGACCTGCTGCGTTCGCGCGTGGCCACCGGAAAGGT